From the Alteromonas sp. CI.11.F.A3 genome, the window CGCTGCGCTTAAAAAAGGACCTTCATAATGAATACCTTCAATATTAGGATGGTTGCTGGCAATGGCTTCACTAACCGCATCGGCGGCGCTAGCCATAGTCTGTGCATTATCAGTAATGAGCGTAGGCAACATACTGGTCGTGCCGAACTGCAAATGCGCATTCGCCATAGTTTTTAACGCATCGTACGTGGGCGTATGGTTAAACAGTATTCCCCCGCCACCATTTACCTGAGTATCCACGTACCCCGGAATAAGCGTACCTTCGTACTTATCTGCAAGCTCTTGCTTTGTGGCATCTCGAATGCTTTTGATCACGCCCTGCTCTATGCATAGCGTTTTATTAAACTGAATGCCTGATATGGTCAGTACTTTGTGTGCGGTAATTGTTTCCATTAAGCCAGTGCTGCCTGTTGTTTTACGTATTGAATAACCCCTGCCTGAGGTGACGATTTGGGTTCAATTAGCCTAGCTTGAAGATCAGCACTTATTAATGGCTGATACACATGGCTTAGCCCACCCACTAAACAAAGGGGCAAGTCTTGATTATTGAATGCTTTCTCCCTCGATGTCTTATCGACAATTGTCTTGCCGGTAAGAGTTACAGCAACAGCGTTGAGGTAGCTAGCACCTTGTTGAATAAGTCCCTTAGCTGCGGGGCATCCTTTTTCATAGGCCGCCACAACAGATGGTGCCAGTGCGCCAAACTCTTTTCCTTTAAACCCCGCCACTTTTGTTACCAATTCGTGTGCATTTGTTACGGCCAAGCTATCACAAACTGATGTAAATAAGAGGCTCTGAGGAATAAGTTCATCGAGCACCAATAAGCAGTGCTTAACCGCTTCAAGGCCTAACCAACCACCACTTGCATTGTCGCTAATTGAAAGGCCATAGCCGCCCTTATCATTAAACTGGTGCGAATTAGTGCGGGTGCTAGAGCCACTAAAAACCGTAGCCGCCGACCCAGTACCGCAGATAATCAATGCACCTGGTTGGCCGTTATGCGCCCCAAGGCATGCGGCATGCAAATCGCTGATGACGGTTATGCTTTTGAAGGGGTGGTGTAACCTTAGAAACTCGTTTAACGCGCTGGGGATATTTGCGCCAGCAAGCCCTGCGGCAAGATGTATTTGATTGAGCTTGATTGCTGATCTTTCGCGCTCGCCTGTTGCGCTATCGTGCTTATCTACTGCGCTAATGGGCTTACTTATTGCGCTAATGGGCTTACTTATTGCGCTAATGGCTTTTTCACTAGCGTTGATAATTGACTGCATTGCGACAGCAGCGTTGGTCATGATATTGGCAGAACCTGCTTCGGCGCAGCTTAATACGTTACCTTGCTCATCTTCTAACTGCACTCTGCAGTGAGTGCCGCCGCCATCCACGCCAATGTAATAACTCTGGTCTACCATTTAGTTTCCATTTTCACTTTTATTTTCGTGCTGTCATCAGTGGCAATAGGGTGTGCTCAATGAAGCCATGTGCGTGCTAATATTCTGCGCCGCACTTAATTTATGAAAGCTTCAATTTACGGCATTTTATCATAGCTTTACTCTCAACCAACAAAAAGCAAAAGCCATCCAATTACGCCATTCTCGCATTATTGCGGCAAAAGAAATGCTACCTGAAGATTATTTTAATGGATTGTACAAGTTTGCCGTAGTGAGAAACCCGTGGGACTTACACGTCAGCTCGTATCATCACATAAAGCGCGAACGTCCTCATGTTATGAAAGACCATGAACCTTTTAAATGGGTTGCGCCATTGCACTTTGATGTGCCTTTTTTTGCTCGTACATCAGTGTATCAGCCTGGTCGAGTAACGTCTCTAGGTCGCTACAATGCATATCTGTAATTAAGCCCCCGACACTGGCCGAAACTGGAATTTGTACGTTAAGCGTTTGTATAACTAAGTCACTAAACCTGTGCTGAATACGCTTTACCAGACGCTCAGATTGGCTTCGGCTGTGGCAATAACTTAGCACTACAAACTCATCGCCCCCTAGTCTTCCCACCACATCTTGCTCGCGGCATTGTCCTTTAAGAATTTTTGAAATAATACGTAGTACATCGTCGCCTG encodes:
- a CDS encoding BadF/BadG/BcrA/BcrD ATPase family protein, yielding MVDQSYYIGVDGGGTHCRVQLEDEQGNVLSCAEAGSANIMTNAAVAMQSIINASEKAISAISKPISAISKPISAVDKHDSATGERERSAIKLNQIHLAAGLAGANIPSALNEFLRLHHPFKSITVISDLHAACLGAHNGQPGALIICGTGSAATVFSGSSTRTNSHQFNDKGGYGLSISDNASGGWLGLEAVKHCLLVLDELIPQSLLFTSVCDSLAVTNAHELVTKVAGFKGKEFGALAPSVVAAYEKGCPAAKGLIQQGASYLNAVAVTLTGKTIVDKTSREKAFNNQDLPLCLVGGLSHVYQPLISADLQARLIEPKSSPQAGVIQYVKQQAALA